A single region of the Raphanus sativus cultivar WK10039 chromosome 1, ASM80110v3, whole genome shotgun sequence genome encodes:
- the LOC108841044 gene encoding uncharacterized protein LOC108841044, whose translation MAPLPFLSDQTKSQTRLSSDSKKNRNKKTTPPPHQTPTLKQTQKLKQKTISSTSSSWSQIKNLLSCKQIEGPRVHDPSKITLSSCGSSLCKFSDVIYGNARVIHRSDHSPESSNLGQDGGLLIRKPATRGSSSSVRSNGCSAYTSSSKAMHFRKLSGCYECHMIVDPSRYPISPRIFACPQCGEVFPKLETLEIHQAVRHAVSELGPEDSGRNIVDIIFKSSWLRKDSPIYNIERILKVHNTQRTIQRFEDCRDAVKSHSHASTRKEPRSAADGNELLRFHCTTVSCSLGSRGSTSLCSNIPGCRVCTIIRHGFHAKTLRLGGGSNEIKGVRTTASSGRAHDALRCFDQRRAMLVCRVIAGRVRRVQSDAPEDENDSCLYDSVAGAAGVYTNLDDLAVLNPKAILPCFVVIYKVSEP comes from the exons ATGGCTCCTCTTCCTTTCTTATCAGACCAAACCAAGTCGCAAACGCGTTTATCTTCAGATTCAAAGAAGAACAGAAACAAGAAAACAACTCCCCCGCCGCATCAGACGCCAACCCTAAAGCAAACGCAAAAGCTGAAGCAGAAGACCATATCATCAACGTCGTCTTCATGGAGCCAGATAAAGAACCTCCTGAGTTGCAAACAAATCGAGGGTCCACGAGTGCATGACCCATCAAAGATTACGTTATCATCTTGTGGCTCTTCTTTGTGTAAGTTCAGTGATGTTATTTATGGGAATGCCCGCGTGATTCACCGCTCAGATCACTCGCCGGAAAGCAGCAACCTTGGTCAAGATGGGGGGTTGTTGATCCGAAAACCTGCCACTCGtggatcttcttcttcagttagATCTAACGGATGTAGTGCTTACACATCATCATCCAAAGCTATGCACTTCAGAAAACTCTCAGGTTGCTATGAGTGTCACATGATTGTTGATCCCAGCAG GTATCCAATATCACCAAGAATATTTGCATGTCCACAGTGTGGGGAAGTTTTTCCTAAGCTTGAAACCTTGGAGATCCATCAAGCAGTTCGTCATGCCG TGTCGGAGTTAGGGCCAGAGGATTCAGGACGAAACATAGTGGACATCATCTTCAAATCTAGCTGGTTACGAAAGGACAGTCCAATCTACAATATCGAACGTATATTAAAAGTCCACAACACACAGCGCACGATCCAACGGTTTGAAGACTGTCGCGACGCAGTCAAGTCCCATTCACATGCCTCCACCAGAAAAGAGCCTCGATCAGCAGCCGACGGCAACGAACTTCTCCGTTTCCACTGCACCACCGTTTCTTGCTCCCTCGGCTCCCGTGGTTCGACCTCCCTCTGCTCCAACATCCCTGGCTGCCGCGTCTGTACCATTATCCGCCACGGCTTCCACGCCAAAACTCTGCGTTTAGGTGGTGGGTCCAATGAGATTAAGGGTGTGAGAACCACGGCGAGCAGCGGAAGAGCACATGATGCATTGAGGTGCTTTGACCAACGGAGGGCGATGCTTGTCTGCCGTGTGATTGCCGGAAGAGTGAGGCGCGTGCAGAGCGACGCACCGGAAGATGAAAACGATTCTTGCTTGTATGATTCCGTAGCGGGGGCCGCTGGGGTCTACACAAATCTAGACGACTTGGCTGTGTTAAATCCCAAAGCCATACTTCCTTGCTTTGTAGTAATCTACAAAGTTTCCGAGCCTTGA